A stretch of the Planctomycetota bacterium genome encodes the following:
- the elbB gene encoding isoprenoid biosynthesis glyoxalase ElbB has protein sequence MPKVGVILSGCGVYDGAEIHESVAVLHALEKRGAEVACLAPDIELDEIDHLTGEETGQTRRVLREAARIARGRITPLNEVKGGDFDAIVLPGGFGAAKNLCDFAVNGATCQADPETARVLTEAQDAGRPLGFACISPALAARVFGQSLHPTLTIGDDAGTAKGLEGMGATHRDCDVRDIVVDEANSIVSTPAYMYDASVPDVFEGIDRMVDRVLAMVREPARSSGG, from the coding sequence CGGAGATCCACGAGTCGGTCGCGGTGCTGCACGCCCTCGAGAAGCGCGGAGCCGAGGTCGCCTGCCTCGCCCCGGACATCGAACTCGACGAGATCGACCACCTGACGGGCGAGGAGACCGGGCAGACCCGCCGCGTCTTGCGAGAGGCCGCCCGCATCGCGCGGGGCAGGATCACGCCGCTCAACGAAGTGAAGGGCGGCGACTTCGACGCCATCGTGCTGCCCGGGGGCTTCGGCGCCGCCAAGAACCTCTGCGACTTCGCCGTCAACGGCGCCACCTGCCAGGCCGATCCCGAGACCGCCCGGGTGCTCACCGAGGCCCAGGACGCCGGCCGCCCGCTGGGCTTCGCGTGCATCTCGCCCGCCCTGGCGGCGCGGGTGTTCGGCCAGTCGCTGCACCCCACGCTGACCATCGGCGACGACGCCGGCACCGCGAAGGGTCTCGAGGGCATGGGCGCCACGCACCGGGACTGCGACGTGCGGGACATCGTCGTCGATGAGGCCAACTCGATCGTCTCCACGCCCGCGTACATGTACGACGCGAGCGTGCCTGACGTCTTCGAGGGCATCGATAGGATGGTCGACCGCGTGCTCGCGATGGTCCGCGAGCCCGCGCGCAGCTCGGGCGGCTAG
- the pyrF gene encoding orotidine-5'-phosphate decarboxylase, whose protein sequence is MHEDDSAAGGFEAVLHAAVRRCGAPLCVGLDPVPDRLPAAVADTSGTEAIEAFCRGVVEAVAPHAAAIKPQSACFERFGSRGVAVLERCVAHAHDAGLAVLLDAKRGDIDVSARHYAEAASSLGAHAITVQPYLGMAAIVPYLDAGLSVFVLVRTSNPDSAAIQAAPLRDGGTVAGHVAELVAELGHTRGGVHAVVGATQAQEAETLRGRMPEQIFLLPGVGAQGGSIADALRFAAPGPDPRLLPTASRSIIYPDTAPGEAWTDAVARAAAGMNESLAAAISARASNST, encoded by the coding sequence ATGCACGAAGACGATAGCGCCGCCGGTGGATTCGAAGCCGTCCTGCACGCCGCGGTACGGCGGTGCGGAGCGCCCCTGTGCGTCGGGCTGGATCCCGTGCCCGATCGGCTGCCGGCAGCGGTCGCCGACACATCCGGGACCGAGGCCATCGAGGCCTTCTGCCGCGGCGTGGTCGAGGCCGTGGCTCCGCACGCCGCCGCCATCAAGCCGCAGTCGGCCTGCTTCGAGCGGTTCGGCTCGCGGGGCGTGGCCGTCCTCGAGCGATGCGTCGCTCACGCCCACGACGCCGGGCTGGCCGTCCTGCTCGACGCCAAGCGGGGCGACATCGACGTGTCGGCTCGCCACTACGCCGAGGCCGCCTCGAGCCTTGGGGCGCACGCCATCACCGTGCAGCCCTACCTGGGCATGGCGGCCATCGTGCCCTACCTCGACGCGGGGCTCTCGGTGTTCGTGCTCGTGCGGACGAGCAACCCCGATTCGGCGGCGATCCAGGCCGCCCCGCTGCGGGACGGTGGGACCGTGGCCGGTCACGTCGCCGAACTCGTTGCGGAGCTTGGCCACACCCGCGGCGGCGTCCACGCGGTGGTGGGGGCGACGCAGGCACAGGAAGCCGAGACCCTCCGCGGCCGAATGCCCGAGCAGATCTTCCTGCTGCCGGGCGTCGGTGCGCAGGGCGGGTCGATCGCCGACGCGCTCCGATTTGCGGCGCCCGGACCCGACCCGAGGCTGCTGCCAACGGCGAGCCGATCGATCATCTATCCAGACACCGCTCCCGGCGAGGCGTGGACGGACGCGGTCGCGCGGGCGGCGGCCGGGATGAACGAATCGCTCGCCGCCGCGATCAGCGCGCGAGCCTCGAACTCCACCTAG
- a CDS encoding helix-turn-helix domain-containing protein — translation MERESLRDRLEVAIGERTNRRIADLTNTSPETVRRYLAGHAPSVDFIARLCGVLGLNVDWLLTGRGPMRVAEMGPDALRRANPTDLLTRVASAIEQLDDRVDRLERYAQGLEVMLRTGPKQPRRAETAAAATATSVEAKPISDAAVKGQSGAQDHGQQAVGGARARAEWIADALPQRPRPDAG, via the coding sequence GTGGAGCGAGAGAGCCTCCGAGATCGGCTCGAGGTCGCGATCGGCGAACGCACGAATCGCCGCATCGCCGACCTGACCAACACCAGTCCGGAGACGGTCCGCCGGTACCTGGCCGGGCATGCGCCAAGCGTGGACTTCATTGCGCGGCTGTGCGGCGTGCTCGGGCTCAACGTGGATTGGCTTCTGACGGGCCGCGGGCCGATGCGGGTTGCCGAGATGGGTCCCGACGCCCTCCGCCGCGCGAATCCCACCGATCTATTGACGCGGGTGGCATCGGCCATCGAGCAGCTCGACGATCGCGTAGATCGGCTGGAACGCTACGCCCAGGGCCTCGAGGTCATGCTGCGCACCGGCCCGAAGCAGCCGCGGCGCGCCGAGACGGCTGCGGCGGCGACCGCGACGAGCGTGGAGGCCAAGCCGATCAGCGATGCGGCCGTGAAGGGCCAGAGCGGAGCGCAGGACCATGGGCAGCAAGCCGTTGGCGGAGCACGAGCGCGAGCCGAGTGGATCGCCGATGCTCTCCCCCAACGACCACGTCCGGATGCTGGTTGA
- a CDS encoding DUF971 domain-containing protein produces MPSSPDSEPHPRALDLDRRRGLSVTWADGGTAFFPIAYLRRMSPSADMKQLREDMRTNPLTVLPAERGSADGSGDLTATEASLVGNYALRITFSDGHRTGIYSWDYLRSIEPDADRDAT; encoded by the coding sequence ATGCCTAGTTCCCCCGACAGCGAGCCCCACCCCCGCGCGCTCGATCTCGATCGCCGCCGCGGGCTGAGCGTGACGTGGGCGGACGGCGGGACCGCGTTCTTCCCCATCGCCTACCTGCGGCGGATGTCGCCGTCGGCCGACATGAAGCAGCTCCGCGAGGACATGCGGACCAACCCCCTCACGGTGCTGCCGGCCGAGCGGGGCAGCGCGGACGGCTCGGGCGATCTCACCGCGACGGAGGCATCCCTCGTGGGCAACTACGCGCTGCGGATCACATTCTCGGACGGGCACCGCACGGGCATCTACAGCTGGGACTACCTCCGCTCGATCGAGCCCGACGCCGATCGGGACGCCACGTGA
- the recG gene encoding ATP-dependent DNA helicase RecG has protein sequence MTQASREAGAAGDAAEIGLASPLVAIPRVGPRRAQQLAALGLTNVGKLVAHLPSRHEWREAEAPITEIQPGGIASAVGEVTATRIAGRYPRQRLEAKLTDGTGAIALVWFNGAYLKRTIQPGVRLRVQGRVAEFDHRPQMANPAFTVLPEAEEADAPAPTPGERRLWPVYPAGEGLKPDAIAEIIAAALPHALPLIDDHLPEAFRKDRGLPTLADAYRMQHAPADEDEVAASRRRLAYDDLLLLQLGVQLRRGQLRRSGRAPALRADDEVRRRILQRLPHELTAGQRHAAGEIADDLSQSTPCNRLVQGDVGSGKTLVAAYAMLLAVASGHQAALMAPTEVLAEQHAQSLRAMLQRADVRLALLTGTVPEPERASMLAALEAGEIDLVVGTHALLTDRVRFRSLAVAIIDEQHRFGVEQRAALRAKAGDESAPHTLVMTATPIPRTVAVTLLGDLDVSTIDDLPAGRKPVRTEHVPYAARSSAYARVRACVDRGERAFVVAPAIGGEDAQLALVPAGADDGANRGGLVGVADLAEELGSGPLNGVRLGVLHGKIPTRARDAIMERFRIGEIQVLVATTIIEVGVDVPEASCIVIEQADRFGLAQLHQLRGRVGRGGQDAECMLLADPATEDGTGRISAMCRTNSGFELADADFALRGPGELFGSRQSGALPFKVADLVRDADLLELARRDAVAWIERSPTLSRGEDAVLRRRVMRTVGDWLGLADVG, from the coding sequence GTGACGCAGGCCTCCCGAGAGGCCGGCGCCGCGGGAGACGCCGCCGAGATCGGTCTGGCGTCGCCGCTAGTGGCGATTCCCCGCGTGGGACCGCGACGGGCGCAGCAACTGGCCGCGCTCGGGCTGACCAACGTGGGCAAGCTCGTGGCCCACCTGCCCAGCCGGCACGAGTGGCGGGAGGCCGAGGCGCCCATCACCGAGATCCAGCCCGGCGGCATCGCGTCGGCCGTGGGCGAGGTGACGGCAACGCGGATCGCCGGGCGGTACCCGCGGCAGCGGCTCGAGGCCAAGCTCACCGACGGCACCGGCGCGATCGCCCTCGTGTGGTTCAACGGAGCCTACCTCAAGCGGACCATCCAGCCGGGCGTGAGGCTCCGCGTGCAGGGCCGGGTGGCGGAGTTCGATCATCGTCCGCAGATGGCCAATCCGGCCTTCACCGTCCTTCCGGAGGCCGAGGAGGCCGACGCGCCGGCGCCAACGCCCGGGGAGCGCCGGCTCTGGCCGGTGTATCCGGCGGGCGAGGGGCTGAAGCCCGACGCGATCGCCGAGATCATCGCCGCGGCGCTGCCGCACGCGCTGCCGCTGATCGACGACCACCTGCCCGAGGCGTTCCGAAAGGACCGCGGCCTGCCGACGCTCGCCGACGCCTACCGCATGCAGCACGCACCGGCGGACGAAGACGAGGTCGCGGCGTCTCGCCGGCGGCTGGCGTACGACGACCTGCTGCTGCTGCAGCTGGGCGTGCAGCTGCGCCGCGGGCAGCTCCGGCGGTCGGGGCGGGCCCCGGCATTGCGGGCCGACGACGAGGTGCGGCGGCGGATCCTGCAGCGGCTGCCCCACGAGCTGACGGCCGGCCAGCGCCACGCCGCGGGAGAGATCGCCGACGATCTGTCGCAGAGCACGCCGTGCAACCGGCTCGTGCAGGGCGACGTCGGCTCGGGCAAGACGCTGGTGGCGGCCTACGCGATGCTGCTTGCGGTCGCCTCGGGGCACCAGGCCGCGCTCATGGCGCCCACGGAAGTGCTGGCCGAGCAGCACGCCCAGTCGCTGCGTGCGATGCTGCAGAGGGCCGACGTCCGCCTGGCGCTGCTTACCGGCACGGTGCCCGAGCCCGAGCGGGCCTCGATGCTCGCGGCGCTGGAGGCCGGCGAGATCGATCTGGTGGTCGGCACGCACGCGCTGCTCACCGACCGTGTCCGATTCCGAAGCCTCGCGGTGGCGATCATCGACGAGCAGCACCGCTTCGGCGTCGAGCAGCGTGCGGCGCTGCGGGCCAAGGCGGGCGACGAGTCCGCGCCGCACACGCTGGTCATGACGGCCACGCCCATCCCGCGCACGGTCGCGGTCACGCTGCTGGGCGACCTGGACGTGTCGACCATCGACGACCTGCCCGCGGGCCGCAAGCCGGTGCGCACCGAGCACGTGCCCTACGCGGCGCGCAGCTCGGCCTACGCGCGCGTGCGGGCGTGCGTCGACCGGGGCGAGCGGGCGTTCGTGGTCGCGCCGGCCATCGGCGGCGAGGACGCGCAGCTCGCGCTCGTGCCCGCCGGCGCCGACGATGGTGCAAACCGCGGCGGGCTCGTCGGCGTTGCCGACCTGGCCGAAGAGCTCGGAAGCGGTCCCCTGAACGGGGTACGGCTGGGCGTGCTGCACGGGAAGATCCCGACGCGCGCCCGCGACGCGATCATGGAGCGCTTTCGTATCGGCGAGATCCAGGTGCTGGTCGCGACGACCATCATCGAGGTGGGCGTCGACGTGCCCGAGGCCTCGTGCATCGTGATCGAGCAAGCCGATCGCTTCGGCCTCGCGCAGCTGCACCAGCTGCGGGGCCGCGTGGGCCGGGGCGGCCAGGACGCCGAGTGCATGCTGCTGGCCGACCCCGCGACCGAGGACGGCACGGGCCGGATTTCGGCCATGTGCCGCACGAACAGCGGCTTCGAGCTGGCCGACGCCGACTTTGCGCTCCGCGGTCCGGGCGAGCTCTTCGGCTCCCGGCAGTCGGGCGCACTGCCGTTCAAGGTGGCCGACCTGGTGCGGGACGCCGACCTGCTGGAGCTTGCCCGCCGCGACGCCGTGGCGTGGATCGAGCGCTCGCCCACCCTTTCGAGGGGTGAGGACGCGGTGCTCAGGCGGCGGGTGATGCGGACCGTCGGCGACTGGCTCGGGCTTGCCGACGTTGGCTGA